A region of the Dyadobacter sp. CECT 9275 genome:
AGGTACAACCATCTATTACCTTCCAACCGCTTAAACGTAGACATACATCAACCAATGGCTATTTCCAATGAGTATAATGCTAAAAACTGCTGATGACTATGGACCCAGCGTATTCCGTAAATAGGTATTGGATACTTTGCATTGCCTAGCCTAATAATAGTCAATTATCCTTAGAAACCCGGTAAGTATCTATGAGAAAATTAACATAAATATCTGTTCATGAGACAAATGCAAAAAATAAGTACCTTTTTCATAAAACCGCCACTAAATTTCAGATCATTATAGCCATCAGAAAAAACAGCATAGCTGTACTGAATTTACATGACTGGACTGCAACCATCTGGAAAAACCGCATCATTGAAATGTAAAATTTCATTATGGAAAAAATACCTGACAATTTCTGGGAGGTTACTTACAGGCAAAACATTGCCATGATGGAGGGTGTCTGTTACCGGTATACGCAAAACCGGCAGACGGCCGAAGACCTCGCTCATGATGCGTTTCTGATTGCGATCCGCAAATTCAGCAGTTTTGCAAACAAAGGCCCCTTTGAGGCATGGCTGAGACGCATCACCGTTAACGTGGCTTTGCAATATCTGCGGGAGCAGAAAAAGCAGCGAAAATTTGTGGCGTCTGCCACAAATGCCACAAATTTTGATAATCTTCAACAGGAAAACTCATTGGAAACAACTCTGGCTTTTTCGGAAAACGAGCTTCTGGAGGTCATCAACTCGCTGCCCGAACATCACCGGATGGTATTTAACCTTTATGTGATCGACCATTTTACGCACGCACAGATCGCGGCTCAGTTAGGGATCAGTGAGGGAACTTCGAAATCACATCTGGCCAGGGCAAGGAAGAAGGCCAGGGAGCTACTCTTTGCGCAATTCAGAAAAACAAAAAAAGGAAAAAGAGTTATGCCATTCTGGCTGTTACACCGGAAATTATGGAATGTTGACCGTACCGTTGAGAGACTATTAAACGATCTGCCGGTTCAGCCTTTAAAAAATTTACCAACCGAATATGTAAGCCAACACCCTATACCCGTAGAAGCTCGCAGTCTTCAAGGCATCTCACACACGATTTATCTTAAGGCAGGATTCATAGCGGTAGGTACCCTTTTCTTGTTGGGAGGTGCGCCAAACTTTGACACTCGTTCCACGAACGTAAATGAAAAAACCGAAAAAGCGATGGTATCGCGTAAGGCCCCTAAGCATACCTATAATGTCACTTCAAAAAGCAAAAAAGATAACTTCAACCTATTTTCTCACTCAGCAACTGCCACCCTTACCAATCATTCCGTCATAGTGAAAAACACAAAAAAAACGGAACCGATGAAAAATTTAAAAACACTGAGTACATTGCTAATGGCAGGACTGACTTTCGATTTCTTAGCGTTACCGGCTGTCAAACCGCTACCGTTTACAACCAACCGCATCGCCGAAAGCCGAATTTCGGAACAGAAGAAAGCAGAAAACGATACATCTGGCACCAGGCGGAACGACAAGCCCCTGAAAGGGACATTTTATGCGGAAAAGATATTCTGGTCCGAAAAAAACAACGAGTTGTATTTATTGGGAAGCCATGTGAAAGTCGACCTGAATACCCAAAAATTCACAGGAAGCGGTAAGTTTTCTTTTATCAACAGGTTCAGCTATCTAGTTATTGACGGCGTACAGGTAAAACCGAATGATACGATCAAACTGACGGCTAAAAAATATAACTTCCTGGAACTGCAGGAATCAG
Encoded here:
- a CDS encoding RNA polymerase sigma factor, with product MEKIPDNFWEVTYRQNIAMMEGVCYRYTQNRQTAEDLAHDAFLIAIRKFSSFANKGPFEAWLRRITVNVALQYLREQKKQRKFVASATNATNFDNLQQENSLETTLAFSENELLEVINSLPEHHRMVFNLYVIDHFTHAQIAAQLGISEGTSKSHLARARKKARELLFAQFRKTKKGKRVMPFWLLHRKLWNVDRTVERLLNDLPVQPLKNLPTEYVSQHPIPVEARSLQGISHTIYLKAGFIAVGTLFLLGGAPNFDTRSTNVNEKTEKAMVSRKAPKHTYNVTSKSKKDNFNLFSHSATATLTNHSVIVKNTKKTEPMKNLKTLSTLLMAGLTFDFLALPAVKPLPFTTNRIAESRISEQKKAENDTSGTRRNDKPLKGTFYAEKIFWSEKNNELYLLGSHVKVDLNTQKFTGSGKFSFINRFSYLVIDGVQVKPNDTIKLTAKKYNFLELQESEGIKKYGDKGKSGVVEITLAE